The following are encoded in a window of Sinomonas cyclohexanicum genomic DNA:
- a CDS encoding TetR/AcrR family transcriptional regulator, producing MRADARRNRDRIVEIARALFKAKGFNEVSMDEVAKAAEVGAGTLYRHFPTKDALYDAVLEAWTDRVNAAVDQALALDAPARERLLSWFADYVDLLNGHKGAAARITLALGDAGSPFAAKCTRYLTANQRVIDELGPALRPGVSAMEVSRLVGAVAAVADASEIPREEIASMLGVVADGLVAP from the coding sequence GTGCGCGCTGACGCCCGCCGAAACCGCGATCGCATCGTCGAGATCGCGCGTGCCCTGTTCAAGGCCAAGGGCTTCAACGAGGTCTCGATGGACGAGGTCGCCAAGGCCGCCGAGGTCGGCGCCGGGACCCTCTACCGCCACTTCCCCACCAAGGACGCGCTCTATGACGCCGTCCTCGAGGCCTGGACGGACCGCGTCAACGCCGCGGTGGACCAGGCCCTCGCGCTCGATGCCCCCGCGCGGGAACGCCTCCTGAGCTGGTTCGCCGACTACGTGGACCTGCTCAACGGCCACAAGGGTGCGGCCGCGCGCATCACCCTCGCGCTCGGCGACGCCGGATCACCGTTCGCGGCCAAGTGCACGAGGTACCTCACGGCGAACCAGCGCGTCATCGACGAGCTCGGTCCGGCCCTCCGCCCCGGCGTCAGCGCCATGGAGGTCTCCCGGCTTGTTGGCGCGGTGGCGGCCGTGGCCGATGCGAGCGAGATCCCGCGCGAGGAGATCGCCTCGATGCTCGGGGTCGTCGCCGACGGGCTCGTGGCCCCCTGA
- a CDS encoding SRPBCC family protein — MGHIKVSIPIDAPVERVVDVATDPRHWASWWVNLGEAEKIEGDGGVGTVVEHKYLMAGVPFHVTTRVTENAPTPTGGQHVRIQFDGPLKGWQTWDYEPRDGGTNVTAEFDYNVPGSAIGKFADELIIERMQQRAREQTLDNLKLLVEAG, encoded by the coding sequence ATGGGCCACATCAAGGTGAGCATTCCAATCGACGCGCCGGTCGAGCGCGTCGTCGATGTCGCGACCGACCCCCGGCACTGGGCGTCGTGGTGGGTCAACCTCGGCGAGGCCGAGAAGATCGAGGGCGACGGCGGTGTGGGAACCGTCGTCGAGCACAAGTACCTCATGGCGGGGGTCCCCTTCCATGTCACCACGCGCGTGACCGAGAACGCGCCGACGCCGACCGGCGGGCAGCACGTCCGCATCCAGTTCGATGGCCCGCTCAAGGGGTGGCAGACCTGGGACTACGAGCCGCGCGACGGCGGAACGAACGTCACCGCGGAGTTCGACTACAACGTCCCGGGAAGTGCAATCGGCAAGTTCGCGGACGAGCTCATCATCGAGCGCATGCAGCAGCGGGCGCGCGAGCAGACCCTCGATAACCTCAAGCTCCTGGTCGAAGCGGGCTGA
- a CDS encoding serine hydrolase domain-containing protein, translating to MAFYEAEQTAVHGYVSTEFSRVWAAFADNFAERGELGAACCIYHRGRRVVDLWGGIRDKGTGAPWEEGTMALVFSATKGMAALTMALAHSRGWLDYDERVCTYWPEFAQNGKERITVRQLLAHQAGLFGFDEPVDRAVIADLDRLAGVMARQRPEWPPGTRQAYHAISLGFYEGEIIRRVDPRHRTLGRVFQEEIAERLGEEFYIDLPEDIPDGRLAPLVLRNPFRNLLGLSPRLAVAAFSKRSVLYRSVIANPGTLVALDPRRVYARGLEVPSGGGVGTARALAHAYGVMADGGAELGLLPATLAELSALPIPPEHGFHDECMGADLRFSLGFMRPSPVWRFGGPRSFGAPGAGGSFGYADPDAGIGYAYVCNRMGESKDDPRDVALRAAMDASLADLSV from the coding sequence ATGGCCTTCTACGAGGCGGAGCAGACCGCCGTCCACGGCTACGTGTCGACCGAGTTCAGCCGCGTGTGGGCGGCGTTCGCTGACAACTTCGCGGAGCGGGGCGAGCTCGGCGCGGCGTGCTGCATCTACCATCGCGGGCGCAGGGTCGTGGACCTGTGGGGCGGGATCCGGGACAAGGGGACCGGCGCGCCTTGGGAAGAGGGCACGATGGCCCTCGTGTTCTCCGCCACCAAGGGGATGGCCGCCCTGACCATGGCCCTGGCCCATTCCCGCGGCTGGCTCGACTACGACGAGCGTGTCTGCACGTACTGGCCGGAGTTCGCCCAGAACGGCAAGGAACGGATCACCGTCCGGCAGCTCCTCGCGCACCAGGCGGGGCTCTTCGGGTTCGACGAGCCTGTGGACAGGGCCGTCATCGCGGACCTTGACCGACTGGCCGGGGTCATGGCCCGCCAGCGGCCCGAGTGGCCCCCGGGAACCCGCCAAGCGTACCACGCGATCAGTCTAGGCTTCTACGAGGGCGAGATCATCCGCCGCGTCGACCCGCGGCACCGTACTCTTGGGCGGGTCTTCCAGGAGGAGATCGCCGAGCGGCTCGGGGAGGAGTTCTACATCGACCTCCCGGAGGACATCCCCGACGGCCGTCTCGCTCCGCTCGTGCTGCGCAACCCGTTCCGTAACCTGCTCGGGCTCTCGCCCCGGCTGGCGGTGGCGGCGTTCTCGAAGCGCTCGGTGCTGTACCGCTCGGTCATCGCGAATCCTGGGACCCTCGTCGCGTTGGACCCGCGGCGGGTCTACGCGCGGGGCCTCGAGGTGCCGTCGGGCGGCGGCGTCGGGACGGCGCGGGCCCTCGCCCACGCGTACGGAGTGATGGCCGACGGCGGTGCCGAGCTCGGCCTGCTGCCCGCGACTCTCGCGGAGCTCAGCGCCCTGCCGATCCCGCCGGAGCACGGCTTCCACGACGAGTGCATGGGCGCGGACCTCCGCTTCTCCCTCGGCTTCATGCGGCCCAGCCCGGTCTGGCGCTTCGGCGGGCCGCGTTCGTTCGGCGCCCCCGGGGCCGGGGGGTCGTTCGGGTATGCCGATCCGGACGCCGGGATCGGCTACGCGTACGTGTGTAACCGGATGGGCGAGTCGAAGGACGATCCCCGCGACGTCGCCCTCCGCGCCGCTATGGACGCGAGCCTCGCGGACCTCAGCGTGTGA
- a CDS encoding 2-oxo acid dehydrogenase subunit E2, whose translation MDAPVHGHGGYRVERLTRDRRALAAGQEVARRRHLMYGLVEADLTMPRAALREHFERTGEHLSFTAYVVTCAARALAEFPRLNALRHGRTVVFLDEVIIEVLVERNVGGQSAVSYLPIRHADTKSLRDIHDEIRAAQQGPPDVIPGQRWLGAIPMVAVPWLMRWMGQSIPWALRLGVAGVNNVGMGTGAAGWAVSPGAGTLAVTIGGISLEPRFEDGRVVEKEIGRITLTVDHDVIDGAPAARFTSRLLELLAAGESVRAAVTR comes from the coding sequence ATGGACGCGCCGGTGCACGGTCACGGCGGTTACCGGGTCGAGCGGCTCACGAGGGACCGGCGTGCCCTCGCCGCCGGCCAGGAGGTAGCGCGGAGGCGCCATCTCATGTACGGGCTCGTCGAGGCGGACCTCACGATGCCACGGGCCGCCCTGCGGGAGCACTTCGAGCGCACAGGGGAGCACCTCTCCTTCACCGCGTACGTGGTCACGTGCGCGGCCCGTGCCCTGGCCGAGTTCCCGCGCCTGAACGCGCTGCGCCACGGGCGCACGGTCGTGTTCCTCGACGAGGTCATCATCGAGGTCCTCGTGGAGCGGAATGTCGGCGGGCAGTCGGCGGTGAGCTACCTGCCCATCCGGCACGCCGACACCAAGTCCCTGCGCGACATCCACGACGAGATCCGTGCCGCCCAGCAGGGACCTCCGGACGTCATTCCCGGGCAGCGCTGGCTCGGCGCGATCCCCATGGTCGCCGTCCCGTGGCTCATGCGGTGGATGGGCCAGAGCATCCCCTGGGCGCTGCGGCTGGGCGTAGCGGGCGTCAACAACGTGGGCATGGGAACCGGCGCCGCGGGGTGGGCCGTGAGCCCGGGAGCCGGGACGCTGGCAGTGACGATCGGGGGCATCAGCCTCGAGCCGCGGTTCGAGGACGGGCGGGTGGTCGAGAAGGAGATCGGGCGGATCACGCTTACCGTGGACCACGACGTGATCGACGGCGCGCCTGCCGCGCGCTTCACATCCCGTCTGCTCGAGCTCCTCGCAGCAGGCGAGTCGGTGCGGGCGGCGGTCACACGCTGA
- a CDS encoding caspase family protein, with translation MNSTVSSASRGSGLGAEELAALKPHVIDLRRGLLATGPGGEGEYFTTAEDVQAIFSTHLPAFLSGRTGPTPLMLNAHGGLVTEASGLRAAAQRIPWWKDNGIYPIFFVWETGLVTSLADALAGWLSGSRGPGDFKDRIVELAARFGQGERVWGEMKRYAELASSETGGARFFADQLGSFVAAHPDALSIHAVGHSAGSIFHSHFLPVLLDGRGVDRVETVSLLAPAVRTDTFKAKLAPLVDAGVGKLAMFTMTDELEREDNCVRVYGKSLLYLVRASFEPEEGAPILGLQASIEADPELAGFFGAPGSGSSAEAVWSVADAGPVSSSDARSHGAFDDDPATMESVMRRILGRKDIHSMPAVRGAEPLWPAQPRDVPAPTWPHTATRKALCVGINLYEHPQDQLNGCVADAGAWATELEKAGFQVHSLTDRAATREAILLRMLELVATSAPGDTLVIQYAGHGTTAPDLNGDEAATGQGLNQEDEALCPVDFRSGELIIDDDLGAVWDQLPEGVALTLFFDSCHSGDGQRNILSPDELTQATTSRRLPRRAVLSDADRAAFRARRGYPAEVAPRPRLVLRSAGDVTAGAAPEAGSVVDRYQSAREVLFSACQPNELAYETAGHGDFTTKAAPLLAASIGTMSNQAFLDKVAADFGGRQHPKANGQTARLGLTFLAPEKHDGGRPTGAAKGAIAPPPAPPGPVAAQLAGQRADDAEVAALESALAAAQAASGHRAAKVARLLRAIADVVEE, from the coding sequence ATGAACAGCACAGTGAGCAGCGCGAGCCGGGGGTCCGGGCTCGGCGCGGAGGAACTCGCCGCCCTCAAGCCGCACGTGATCGACCTCCGCCGCGGTCTCCTCGCGACCGGCCCTGGTGGTGAGGGCGAGTACTTCACCACCGCCGAGGACGTTCAGGCCATCTTCAGCACCCACCTGCCAGCGTTCCTCTCCGGCCGGACGGGTCCGACGCCGCTCATGCTCAACGCGCACGGCGGCCTCGTGACGGAGGCGTCCGGGCTGCGCGCAGCGGCCCAGCGCATCCCGTGGTGGAAGGACAACGGGATCTACCCGATCTTCTTCGTGTGGGAGACCGGCCTCGTGACCTCGCTCGCCGACGCGCTGGCCGGCTGGCTCAGCGGCAGCCGCGGCCCCGGCGACTTCAAGGACCGGATCGTGGAGCTCGCGGCCAGATTCGGACAGGGCGAGCGGGTGTGGGGCGAGATGAAGCGGTACGCCGAACTGGCCTCGTCCGAGACCGGGGGCGCGAGGTTCTTCGCGGACCAGCTCGGCTCGTTCGTGGCGGCCCACCCGGACGCCCTCTCGATCCACGCGGTGGGGCACAGCGCGGGGTCGATCTTCCACTCGCACTTCCTGCCGGTCCTCCTCGACGGGCGCGGCGTGGACCGGGTCGAGACGGTGAGCCTGCTCGCACCCGCGGTGCGGACCGACACGTTCAAGGCCAAGCTCGCGCCGCTTGTGGACGCGGGCGTGGGGAAGCTCGCGATGTTCACCATGACGGACGAGCTCGAGCGCGAGGACAACTGCGTGCGGGTCTACGGCAAGAGCCTCCTCTACCTCGTGCGGGCGTCGTTCGAGCCCGAGGAGGGGGCCCCGATCCTCGGCCTGCAGGCGTCCATCGAGGCTGACCCGGAGCTGGCGGGCTTCTTCGGCGCCCCGGGCTCCGGCTCCTCGGCGGAGGCCGTGTGGTCCGTCGCGGACGCCGGGCCGGTATCGAGCAGCGACGCGCGCAGCCATGGCGCCTTCGACGACGATCCCGCGACCATGGAGAGCGTCATGCGCCGGATCCTGGGCCGCAAGGACATCCACTCGATGCCCGCGGTCCGCGGCGCCGAGCCCCTGTGGCCCGCGCAGCCGCGGGACGTCCCCGCCCCGACCTGGCCGCACACCGCCACCCGCAAGGCCCTCTGTGTGGGCATCAACCTGTACGAGCACCCCCAGGACCAGCTCAACGGGTGCGTCGCGGACGCCGGGGCATGGGCCACGGAACTTGAGAAGGCTGGCTTCCAGGTCCACTCACTCACCGACCGCGCCGCGACCCGCGAGGCGATACTCCTGAGGATGCTCGAGCTCGTGGCCACGAGCGCGCCCGGGGACACGCTCGTGATCCAGTACGCCGGGCACGGCACGACCGCGCCGGACCTCAACGGGGACGAGGCGGCCACCGGGCAGGGGCTGAACCAGGAGGACGAGGCCCTCTGCCCCGTGGACTTCCGCTCCGGCGAGCTCATCATCGACGACGACCTCGGCGCCGTCTGGGACCAGCTCCCCGAGGGCGTGGCCCTGACGCTGTTCTTCGACTCGTGCCACTCAGGCGACGGGCAGCGGAACATCCTCTCCCCCGACGAGCTCACCCAGGCCACCACGTCCCGGCGCCTGCCGCGGCGTGCGGTCCTCTCCGACGCGGACCGGGCCGCGTTCCGGGCCCGCCGCGGCTATCCGGCCGAGGTCGCGCCTCGCCCGCGACTGGTCCTCCGGTCTGCCGGCGACGTCACGGCGGGCGCCGCGCCCGAGGCGGGGAGCGTCGTCGACCGCTACCAGTCCGCGCGGGAGGTGCTGTTCAGCGCGTGCCAGCCGAACGAACTCGCCTACGAGACCGCCGGCCACGGCGACTTCACGACGAAGGCAGCCCCGCTGCTGGCCGCGTCGATCGGCACGATGTCCAATCAGGCCTTCCTGGACAAAGTGGCCGCGGACTTCGGCGGGCGCCAGCACCCGAAGGCCAACGGGCAGACTGCGCGGCTGGGCCTGACGTTCCTCGCCCCGGAGAAGCACGACGGCGGGCGGCCCACCGGCGCTGCGAAGGGCGCCATCGCGCCGCCGCCCGCGCCGCCGGGACCGGTGGCCGCACAGCTCGCAGGGCAGCGGGCCGACGACGCCGAGGTGGCTGCCCTCGAGTCCGCCCTCGCCGCGGCGCAGGCCGCGTCGGGACATCGGGCGGCGAAGGTCGCGCGGCTCCTGCGCGCGATCGCGGACGTGGTCGAGGAGTGA
- a CDS encoding Asp23/Gls24 family envelope stress response protein, whose translation MTQQPDAYERATVATGRTVVHEAAVAKVAAAAARQIPGVHSLGTVPSRALGALRDAVAQNPTDHAAGVRAEVGQEQAAVDVTLVAAYGVPLQELAERVRAAVYRAVEELTGLTVIEVNVEIADVFIGEARQGAKPSGIEVQ comes from the coding sequence GTGACCCAGCAGCCAGACGCGTACGAGAGAGCCACCGTGGCCACCGGGCGCACGGTCGTGCATGAGGCCGCCGTCGCCAAGGTCGCGGCAGCCGCCGCGCGCCAGATTCCCGGCGTCCACTCGCTCGGGACAGTGCCCTCGCGCGCCCTGGGGGCGCTCCGGGACGCCGTGGCGCAGAACCCCACGGACCACGCGGCGGGCGTCCGCGCGGAGGTGGGGCAGGAGCAGGCTGCCGTGGACGTGACGCTCGTGGCCGCCTACGGCGTGCCGCTGCAGGAGCTCGCCGAGCGGGTCCGCGCGGCCGTGTACCGTGCGGTCGAGGAGCTCACCGGCCTGACCGTCATCGAGGTCAACGTCGAGATCGCCGACGTCTTCATCGGCGAGGCGCGGCAGGGCGCCAAGCCCTCCGGAATCGAGGTGCAGTGA
- a CDS encoding DUF6286 domain-containing protein, whose amino-acid sequence MSDLLSGQSPEAGSPHGLDSAVRRETSSSRAYIAAAVAVVVALACAYLLLESTLQAFGQPAWLIDPESAARRVAGLPAGTNRGLLGLIGAVLVMVGFMLVVVAVRPGRRGRRSLPGGKVAVVVDDEVLASAIARRARAAAVVRPEQVTVWMTEREAVVNVRPTSGVPVRAEDVLVATEDELARLRPEPYPQLRVRVEGSGVVGA is encoded by the coding sequence ATGTCTGACCTCCTCTCGGGGCAGTCCCCTGAGGCAGGCTCTCCCCACGGGCTCGACTCCGCAGTGCGGCGCGAGACGAGCTCCTCGCGTGCCTATATCGCCGCCGCTGTGGCCGTTGTGGTTGCCTTGGCGTGCGCGTACCTCCTCCTCGAGTCCACGCTCCAGGCCTTCGGGCAGCCGGCGTGGCTGATCGACCCGGAATCGGCCGCGCGTAGGGTCGCCGGGCTGCCGGCCGGCACCAACCGGGGCCTCCTGGGCCTGATCGGGGCGGTGCTCGTGATGGTCGGGTTCATGCTTGTGGTCGTCGCGGTCCGGCCGGGCCGCAGGGGGCGGCGCTCGCTCCCAGGCGGCAAGGTCGCCGTCGTGGTCGACGACGAGGTGCTCGCGTCCGCGATCGCCCGGCGGGCCCGCGCGGCCGCCGTCGTGCGCCCCGAGCAGGTCACCGTGTGGATGACCGAACGCGAGGCGGTCGTCAACGTCCGCCCCACGTCCGGGGTCCCCGTCCGGGCCGAGGACGTGCTCGTCGCGACCGAGGACGAGCTCGCCCGGCTCCGGCCCGAGCCGTACCCGCAGCTGCGGGTACGCGTCGAGGGGTCGGGGGTGGTCGGCGCATGA
- a CDS encoding ABC transporter substrate-binding protein, producing MRNRKFSRYASPLAAASVLVLALSACSGGSSGGGGSTSGSGDAANNLDGRGPITYVQGKDNSNVVRPMIDQWNAAHPDQKVTFKEQSDQADQQHDDLVQHFQAKDPNYDVVDVDVVWTAEFAAKGWLQPLKDKMAIDTSALLPATVKTATYGGTLYAAPQSSDGGLLYYRKDLVPNPPKTWDEMMSMCSIAKQHNMSCYAGQFAQYEGLTVNAAEAINTWGGKIVDDSGKAVVNSPEAKTGLGKIVEAFKNGNIPQQAITYQEEQGRQAFEAGQLLFLRNWPYVYNLAKTDGSSVVKDTFGIAPLPGNNGPGASSLGGHNAAVSVYSKNKATALDFLKYMTSAEQQKNFAIRGSLAPVLSNLYTDADLTAKLPYLPTLLTSIQNAVPRPVTPFYPAVTKAIQDNAYSAIKGDKSVDQALSDMQNALIAAGAK from the coding sequence ATGAGAAACCGCAAGTTCTCCAGGTATGCCTCTCCTCTCGCGGCGGCGAGCGTCCTGGTCCTGGCACTCTCGGCCTGCAGCGGGGGGTCCAGCGGCGGCGGGGGAAGCACGAGCGGCAGCGGAGACGCAGCCAACAACCTGGATGGCCGCGGGCCGATCACCTACGTTCAAGGCAAGGACAACTCCAACGTCGTCCGCCCCATGATCGACCAGTGGAACGCGGCCCACCCCGACCAGAAGGTCACGTTCAAGGAGCAGTCGGACCAGGCCGACCAGCAGCACGATGACCTCGTCCAGCACTTCCAGGCCAAGGACCCGAACTACGACGTGGTCGACGTCGACGTCGTCTGGACCGCCGAGTTCGCGGCAAAGGGCTGGCTGCAGCCGCTCAAGGACAAGATGGCCATCGACACCAGCGCCTTGCTCCCGGCCACCGTGAAGACGGCGACCTATGGGGGCACGCTGTACGCGGCGCCACAGTCCTCCGACGGCGGTCTGCTCTACTACCGCAAGGATCTCGTACCCAACCCGCCCAAGACGTGGGACGAGATGATGAGCATGTGCTCGATCGCGAAGCAGCACAACATGAGCTGCTACGCCGGCCAGTTCGCCCAGTACGAGGGCCTGACGGTGAATGCCGCCGAGGCAATCAACACATGGGGCGGCAAGATCGTCGATGACTCCGGCAAGGCCGTGGTCAACTCGCCCGAGGCCAAGACCGGCCTCGGCAAGATCGTGGAGGCCTTCAAGAACGGCAACATCCCGCAGCAGGCCATCACCTACCAGGAGGAGCAGGGCCGACAGGCCTTCGAGGCCGGGCAGCTGCTGTTCCTGCGGAACTGGCCGTACGTGTACAACCTGGCTAAGACGGACGGCTCGTCGGTGGTCAAGGACACGTTCGGCATCGCGCCGCTTCCCGGCAACAACGGGCCCGGTGCATCCTCGCTCGGCGGCCACAACGCGGCTGTCAGCGTCTACTCCAAGAACAAGGCGACCGCGCTGGACTTCCTGAAGTACATGACCAGCGCCGAGCAGCAGAAGAACTTCGCGATCCGCGGATCGCTGGCTCCCGTGCTCTCGAACCTCTACACGGATGCTGACCTCACCGCGAAGCTGCCGTACCTGCCGACCCTTCTGACCTCGATCCAGAACGCGGTCCCGCGCCCGGTGACGCCGTTCTACCCGGCCGTCACGAAGGCGATCCAGGACAACGCGTATTCAGCAATCAAGGGCGACAAATCCGTCGATCAGGCCTTGAGCGACATGCAGAACGCGCTCATCGCAGCGGGCGCCAAGTAG
- a CDS encoding carbohydrate ABC transporter permease gives MSTQVPPRPTEKAASAETHQLPKRESADRKQITQGRWASTLLLPTLILLAVVIIYPVVNAIIMSFQKDANLNPATGLFEQGGPAGFSNYTDWLLQQCSGQPCPPGTLGSQFWGAMATTFFFAIVTVVIETVLGFWMAVIMARTFRGRTAIRAAVLVPWAIPTAVTAKLWFFIFAFDGIANKLFGTQILWTGSEWPARWAIIISDVWKTTPFMALLILAGLQLIPDEVYEAAKVDGANSWQRFTQITLPLVRPALMVAILFRMLDALRMYDLPAIMTQGANNTTTLSILVVDQIRQGFNSAAALSTITFLVIFIVAFIFVRFLGANAVGAATSSGRK, from the coding sequence ATGTCCACACAGGTCCCTCCCCGGCCGACTGAAAAGGCGGCGTCCGCGGAGACGCACCAGCTGCCGAAACGGGAGAGCGCGGACCGCAAGCAGATCACGCAGGGACGCTGGGCGTCCACGCTCCTGCTTCCGACCCTCATCCTGCTGGCAGTCGTCATCATCTACCCGGTGGTCAATGCGATCATCATGTCCTTCCAGAAGGACGCCAACCTGAACCCCGCCACGGGGCTCTTCGAGCAGGGGGGTCCCGCTGGGTTCAGCAACTACACGGATTGGCTCCTGCAGCAGTGCAGTGGCCAACCATGCCCGCCTGGCACCCTCGGCTCCCAGTTCTGGGGGGCGATGGCCACGACCTTCTTCTTCGCGATCGTGACCGTGGTCATCGAGACCGTGCTCGGATTCTGGATGGCGGTGATCATGGCCCGCACGTTCCGCGGGCGCACTGCGATCCGTGCTGCCGTCCTCGTCCCGTGGGCGATCCCGACGGCCGTGACGGCGAAGCTGTGGTTCTTCATCTTCGCGTTCGACGGTATTGCGAACAAGCTGTTCGGAACCCAGATCCTGTGGACCGGGTCCGAGTGGCCTGCCCGCTGGGCGATCATCATCTCCGACGTCTGGAAGACCACGCCGTTCATGGCCCTGCTCATTCTCGCCGGGCTCCAGCTGATCCCGGACGAGGTCTACGAGGCGGCGAAGGTGGACGGCGCCAACTCGTGGCAGCGCTTCACGCAGATCACGCTCCCGCTGGTCAGGCCCGCCCTCATGGTCGCGATCCTGTTCCGCATGCTGGATGCCCTGCGCATGTACGACCTTCCGGCCATCATGACCCAGGGTGCCAACAACACGACGACGCTCTCGATCCTCGTGGTCGATCAGATCAGACAGGGATTCAACAGCGCCGCCGCGCTCTCGACCATCACGTTCCTCGTGATCTTCATCGTGGCGTTCATCTTCGTGCGGTTCCTCGGCGCGAATGCCGTCGGAGCTGCCACCTCGTCGGGAAGGAAGTGA
- a CDS encoding carbohydrate ABC transporter permease — translation MAATATLPRTASVPERRKTFDWGQFRTYIAAAVILIWCLAPFYWMIVTAFRDVGYTFDPTFFFTHVTMDNFGTVFDTSLGNHFAQNLLNSLLVAGVTTVVALVVGVFAAYALARLNFRFKFAVMGFILGASMFPGVAIVTPLFQLFTNIGWMGTYQALIIPNISFVLPLTVYTLTSFFREMPWELEESARIDGCTQGQAFRKVILPLAAPATFTTAILAFISAWNEFLIASQLSSDQTKTVTVAIAYFTGSQPHQEPYTAIMAAGTIVTIPLVILVLVFQRKIVAGLTAGAVK, via the coding sequence ATGGCCGCCACCGCAACCCTCCCGCGCACGGCGTCGGTTCCCGAACGCCGCAAGACGTTCGACTGGGGCCAGTTCCGCACGTACATCGCGGCGGCCGTGATCCTCATCTGGTGCCTCGCGCCGTTCTACTGGATGATCGTCACGGCCTTCCGCGACGTCGGCTACACGTTCGACCCGACGTTCTTCTTCACGCACGTCACCATGGACAACTTCGGCACGGTCTTCGACACGAGCCTCGGGAACCACTTCGCCCAGAACCTGCTGAACAGCCTTCTGGTCGCGGGCGTCACCACGGTCGTGGCACTCGTGGTCGGCGTGTTCGCGGCGTACGCGCTCGCGCGCCTGAACTTCCGGTTCAAGTTCGCAGTCATGGGGTTCATCCTGGGCGCCTCGATGTTCCCCGGCGTTGCCATCGTGACGCCGTTGTTCCAGCTGTTCACGAACATCGGCTGGATGGGCACGTACCAGGCGCTCATCATTCCGAACATCTCGTTCGTGCTGCCGCTCACCGTCTACACCCTGACCTCATTCTTCCGCGAGATGCCGTGGGAGCTCGAGGAATCGGCGCGTATCGACGGGTGCACGCAGGGGCAGGCGTTCCGGAAGGTCATCCTCCCGCTCGCCGCGCCGGCGACGTTCACGACGGCGATCCTCGCCTTCATCTCGGCCTGGAACGAGTTCCTCATCGCAAGCCAGCTGTCCTCGGACCAGACCAAGACCGTGACCGTCGCGATCGCGTACTTCACGGGCTCCCAGCCACACCAGGAGCCGTACACGGCGATCATGGCGGCCGGCACCATCGTGACGATCCCGCTCGTGATCCTCGTGCTCGTGTTCCAGCGCAAGATCGTGGCGGGACTCACCGCGGGAGCAGTCAAGTGA
- a CDS encoding LacI family DNA-binding transcriptional regulator, which produces MVGIDDVAAAAGVSTATVSRALRGLPRVSPATRSRILATAKELGYVPSSAASRLASGKTRTVGVLAPYVDRWFFGKAIAGVDHELHARGYNLSLFNLGGRSAPRERLFSRAMVHKQIDALLLLCMYLHPEEIEDLHAIEMPLVVVGGPVVGIATVGIDDYRAARAITEHLIHLGHRHIALLHGSDDLELNFSVPKIRVEGFHDAVHAAGLELDPDAGLFGNFTVASGVEAMRRFMRLPEPRPTAMVCASDEMALGVLFEARRQGLRVPEDFSVVGIDGHEMGAAAGLTTVWQDPMAQARRGTQMLLAELSGEDGAVRSEVAEQRLIVRETTAPPPTF; this is translated from the coding sequence ATGGTAGGGATCGACGACGTGGCTGCCGCCGCCGGGGTCTCGACGGCCACGGTGTCCCGGGCGCTGCGGGGCCTCCCGCGCGTATCCCCGGCGACGCGGTCAAGGATCCTCGCGACCGCGAAGGAACTCGGGTACGTGCCCTCATCCGCGGCGTCGCGGCTCGCCTCCGGCAAGACACGCACCGTGGGAGTCCTGGCCCCGTACGTGGACCGATGGTTCTTCGGGAAGGCGATCGCCGGCGTCGACCATGAGCTTCACGCGCGCGGCTACAACCTGTCCCTGTTCAATCTGGGCGGGCGGTCCGCCCCGCGCGAGCGGCTGTTCAGCCGGGCGATGGTCCACAAGCAGATCGACGCGCTCCTGCTCCTGTGCATGTACCTCCACCCCGAGGAGATCGAAGACCTGCACGCGATCGAGATGCCGCTCGTGGTGGTCGGCGGCCCGGTGGTGGGCATCGCGACCGTGGGGATCGACGACTACAGGGCGGCCCGTGCCATCACCGAGCACCTGATCCACCTCGGCCACCGGCACATCGCCCTGCTGCACGGCAGCGACGACCTCGAGCTGAACTTCTCCGTCCCCAAGATCCGCGTCGAGGGATTCCACGATGCCGTCCATGCCGCCGGCCTCGAGCTCGACCCGGATGCGGGGCTGTTCGGGAACTTCACGGTGGCCAGCGGCGTCGAGGCCATGCGCCGCTTCATGCGGCTGCCCGAGCCGCGTCCCACGGCAATGGTGTGCGCCTCGGACGAGATGGCCTTGGGAGTGCTCTTCGAAGCGCGCCGCCAGGGCCTCCGGGTCCCCGAGGACTTCTCGGTTGTCGGGATCGACGGCCACGAGATGGGTGCCGCGGCGGGGCTGACCACCGTGTGGCAGGACCCCATGGCGCAGGCCCGCCGCGGGACCCAGATGCTCCTCGCCGAGCTCAGCGGCGAGGACGGCGCGGTGCGCTCCGAGGTGGCCGAGCAGCGCCTGATCGTCCGCGAGACCACGGCCCCGCCGCCTACCTTCTGA